In a genomic window of Melitaea cinxia chromosome 27, ilMelCinx1.1, whole genome shotgun sequence:
- the LOC123667088 gene encoding protein phosphatase 1 regulatory subunit 3C, protein MCAAIDMLASEQMFYGHSPPAGFLTDYTPQVRRPTKITTRGFSAPCLSVLKPVQLTLKAAPRSCIRLSNDKKNKRVVFADDRGYALEQVKFMTEPSHVPPYWALKIIPSPPLERKPPPQAVVDLWEPRFCQPASDYLEFRRRITENCVSLENVIIKQNECAVDGTIKVKNLDFNKEVFVRASSDGWRTHEDSYCAFVESGPLSVNGVSTYDTFGFRLQLPIHSRRLDFCVCFRCKGNEYWDNKNGENYTIEKSSVRKPPAISCARINNGNSWTMKTNDGNTPYW, encoded by the coding sequence ATGTGTGCTGCGATAGACATGCTCGCGTCGGAGCAAATGTTCTACGGTCATAGCCCCCCAGCCGGATTCCTGACTGATTACACCCCTCAAGTTAGAAGACCTACAAAGATAACAACTAGGGGGTTCTCGGCACCATGTCTATCAGTTCTAAAACCAGTGCAACTCACTCTAAAGGCAGCTCCAAGATCGTGCATCAGGCTATCGAATGATAAAAAGAACAAACGTGTTGTTTTCGCCGATGATAGAGGATATGCTTTGGAACAGGTCAAGTTTATGACAGAACCTTCACACGTTCCACCATACTgggctttaaaaataatacccaGTCCACCGCTAGAAAGGAAACCTCCACCTCAAGCTGTTGTGGATTTGTGGGAACCGCGATTTTGTCAACCGGCCTCCGATTATTTGGAATTCCGCCGGCGTATCACGGAAAACTGTGTATCTTTAGAGAAcgttataattaaacaaaacgaATGCGCGGTAGACGGTACGATAAAAGTGAAAAATTTGGATTTTAACAAGGAAGTATTCGTACGAGCATCGTCAGACGGGTGGAGGACGCATGAAGACTCGTATTGTGCATTTGTCGAATCCGGACCTTTGAGTGTAAACGGTGTTTCTACATACGATACATTCGGGTTTAGATTGCAGCTACCCATCCATTCGCGACGGCTAGACTTCTGTGTGTGTTTCCGATGCAAAGGGAATGAATATTGGGACAACAAAAACGGagaaaattatacaatagaAAAATCATCTGTCCGTAAGCCGCCAGCGATATCGTGTGCTAGAATCAACAACGGCAACTCTTGGACGATGAAAACTAACGATGGAAATACGCCATATTGGTGA